In the genome of Pseudomonadota bacterium, one region contains:
- the ftsY gene encoding signal recognition particle-docking protein FtsY: protein MLKRKSYAATDESRQNPAGFLQRVRQRLNKGDSWLTRDITDFVPGGKIDDEVMEELETRLLLADVGVDATREVIDALNQRVVRKELKDLDALLAALEESLFEILVRCEQPLSIPRGTGPFTILVVGVNGAGKTTTIGKLARRLTGDGYRVMLAAGDTFRAAATEQLQVWGARNNVPVIAQNPGADPAAVIFDAMAAAKARGIDVLLADTAGRLQSQSHLMEELRKIRRVMRKADADAPQETLLVLDAGLGQNALSQARQFDEAIGLSGLVVTKLDGTAKGGIVVALAQTMSLPLRFIGVGESAGDLGPFDARTFARTLVAGPGGSA from the coding sequence ATGCTAAAACGAAAATCCTACGCAGCCACGGATGAGTCACGACAGAACCCGGCAGGGTTTTTGCAGCGAGTGCGGCAACGCCTTAATAAAGGTGACTCCTGGCTGACTCGCGATATCACCGACTTTGTCCCGGGCGGCAAGATCGATGACGAGGTCATGGAGGAACTGGAAACACGGCTGCTGCTGGCCGATGTCGGCGTGGATGCAACCCGCGAGGTTATCGATGCGCTAAACCAGCGAGTCGTGCGCAAGGAACTGAAGGATCTGGATGCGCTGCTGGCCGCGCTGGAAGAAAGCCTGTTCGAGATTCTTGTGCGGTGCGAGCAACCGTTGTCGATACCGCGCGGCACGGGGCCGTTCACGATCCTGGTCGTTGGCGTCAACGGTGCGGGCAAGACCACGACCATCGGCAAGCTGGCCAGGCGGCTGACCGGCGATGGCTATCGCGTGATGCTGGCCGCGGGCGATACATTCCGCGCAGCCGCGACCGAGCAACTCCAGGTCTGGGGCGCAAGAAACAACGTCCCGGTGATTGCTCAAAACCCGGGCGCCGACCCGGCCGCGGTAATTTTCGACGCGATGGCGGCAGCGAAAGCGCGTGGCATCGATGTGCTTTTGGCCGACACGGCCGGCCGCTTGCAGAGCCAGTCGCACCTGATGGAAGAACTAAGGAAAATCCGTCGGGTCATGCGCAAGGCCGACGCCGATGCGCCGCAGGAAACCCTGCTGGTCCTTGACGCGGGCCTCGGCCAGAACGCCCTGTCGCAGGCGCGGCAGTTTGACGAGGCGATCGGGCTGAGCGGCCTGGTGGTTACCAAGCTGGATGGCACGGCCAAGGGTGGAATTGTCGTGGCGCTGGCACAGACAATGTCGCTGCCGCTGCGCTTCATCGGCGTCGGTGAATCTGCCGGGGATCTCGGGCCTTTCGATGCCAGGACATTTGCCCGCACGCTCGTGGCAGGCCCGGGAGGAAGTGCGTGA
- the ftsE gene encoding cell division ATP-binding protein FtsE — MITLEHVSKRYPGGSEALSELSLGIEKGEMVFLTGHSGAGKSTLLKLLALIERPTRGQVIVNGQNTARVSRRRIPAYRRKIGMVFQDHKLLLDRTVFDNVALPLVIAGMGRRETARRVRAAIDQVGLLSKEKLLPMALSTGEQQRVGIARAVVSKPDLLIADEPTGNLDPELSLEIMNLFARFNEVGVTLLIASHNIELIRRMGKRRIVLHEGRLQDDSEAAGSLHGAV, encoded by the coding sequence GTGATCACGCTGGAGCATGTCAGCAAGCGATATCCTGGCGGTAGCGAAGCCTTGTCCGAGCTGAGTCTCGGCATCGAAAAAGGCGAGATGGTTTTCCTGACCGGTCATTCGGGCGCCGGCAAGAGTACGCTTTTGAAGTTGCTGGCGCTGATCGAAAGACCGACCCGAGGGCAGGTAATCGTCAACGGACAAAACACTGCCAGGGTCAGCCGCCGCCGGATACCCGCGTACCGCCGAAAAATCGGCATGGTTTTCCAGGATCACAAACTTCTGCTGGATCGCACTGTGTTCGACAATGTCGCCTTGCCTTTGGTGATCGCCGGCATGGGCCGGCGGGAAACCGCGCGACGGGTGAGGGCCGCCATCGACCAGGTTGGTCTGCTGAGCAAGGAGAAACTGCTGCCTATGGCGCTGTCCACGGGTGAGCAGCAAAGAGTCGGCATCGCCAGGGCGGTCGTTAGCAAACCCGACCTTTTGATCGCGGACGAACCGACCGGCAACCTGGATCCGGAGCTGTCGCTCGAGATCATGAATCTGTTTGCTCGCTTTAACGAAGTCGGCGTCACCTTGTTGATCGCCAGCCACAATATCGAACTGATCCGGCGGATGGGCAAAAGACGAATCGTTTTGCACGAGGGCCGCCTGCAGGACGACAGCGAAGCGGCGGGGTCACTTCATGGCGCGGTCTAG